Proteins encoded by one window of Canis lupus dingo isolate Sandy chromosome 10, ASM325472v2, whole genome shotgun sequence:
- the LOC112677791 gene encoding olfactory receptor 6C76-like: MANQTIVTEFFLQGLTDTKELQEAVFLLLLLAFLVTISGNLLDFFHVFLEATEFLLLTPKACDHYIAICQPLCYLSVMSNRVCTRLILTCWLAGFSFIIVPVILTSHLPLCNTHINHFFCNYMPLMEVVCSRPQVLEVVAFTLAIEALVSTVLLITISYVQIIQTIVRIPSVQERRKAFSTSSSHIIVITRCYDSCFFMYVKPSLGKGVDFNKGVSVINTIIAPLLNPFIYTLRNQQVKEVVKNLIRKMAWIQNK; the protein is encoded by the exons atggccaatcAAACCATAGTGACTGAGTTCTTCCTCCAAGGCCTGACAGACACCAAAGAGCTTCAGGAGGCAGTTTTTCTGCTCCTGCTGCTTGCCTTCCTTGTGACCATCTCTGGAAACCTGCTT GACTTTTTCCACGTCTTCCTGGAGGCTACAGAGTTCCTCCTCCTCACACCCAAGGCCTGTGACCACTACATTGCCATCTGCCAGCCTCTCTGCTACCTCAGTGTCATGAGCAACAGAGTCTGCACACGGCTCATCCTCACCTGCTGGCTGGCAGGATTCTCCTTCATCATCGTGCCTGTCATCCTGACCAGTCATCTTCCATTATGCAACACCCACATCAACCACTTCTTCTGTAACTATATGCCTCTAATGGAAGTAGTGTGTAGCAGGCCACAAGTGTTAGAGGTGGTGGCTTTTACCCTGGCCATTGAGGCGCTGGTCAGCACTGTATTGCTGATCACCATATCTTATGTCCAGATCATCCAGACCATTGTAAGGATCCCCTCTGtccaggagagaaggaaagcttTCTCTACCTCTTCTTCCCATATCATTGTGATCACCAGGTGCTATGACAGCTGCTTCTTCATGTATGTCAAGCCCTCTCTAGGCAAGGGGGTTGATTTCAACAAAGGAGTGTCTGTAATCAATACAATTATTGCCCCCCTCTTGAATCCCTTCATCTATACTCTCAGGAACCAACAAGTTAAGGAAGTAGTGAAAAACCTGATCAGGAAAATGGCTTGGattcaaaataaatga